One Dromiciops gliroides isolate mDroGli1 chromosome 3, mDroGli1.pri, whole genome shotgun sequence DNA segment encodes these proteins:
- the LOC122748083 gene encoding heat shock protein HSP 90-alpha-like, whose translation MGVVGRISSLGSMERIMKAQARIDNSTMGYMSAKKHLEINPDHSIIETIRQKAEADKNDKSVKDLVILLYETALLSSGFSLEDPQTHANCIYRMIKLGVGTDEDDSTTEETNAAITEEMPPLEGDDDTSCMEEVD comes from the coding sequence ATGGGGGTGGTAGGAAGAATCTCATCCTTGGGCTCTATGGAAAGAATAATGAAGGCTCAGGCACGAATAGACAACTCAACAATGGGTTACATGTCAGCAAAGAAACATTTGGAGATAAACCCTGACCATTCCATTATTGAAACTATACGGCAAAAGGCAGAGGCTGACAAGAATGATAAATCAGTCAAAGATCTGGTCATCTTATTGTATGAGACTGCACTGCTATCTTCTGGCTTCAGTTTGGAAGATCCCCAGACACATGCCAATTGCATCTACAGGATGATCAAGCTCGGTGTTGGAACTGATGAAGATGATTCAACTACTGAAGAAACCAATGCAGCTATAACTGAGGAAATGCCACCTCTTGAAGGAGATGATGACACATCGTGCATGGAAGAAGTGGACTAA
- the LOC122745997 gene encoding putative olfactory receptor 52P1, whose amino-acid sequence MTTFNFTHMRPSFFILKGIPGLEGNHIWISIPFSSMYFITVLGNCTILFIITTERTLHKPMFLLLCMLALTDLGMSTTTIPKALCIFWFGQREISFEGCLTQLFFIHSISVMQSAVLMTMAFDRYVAICEPLRYATILSNGRIGLIGLVSLVRAIIFILPMPVLLQQMPFCTGRMIPTTYCEHMAVVKMVCADTTVNRIYGLVVALVVIGLDLSAIGSSYVFIIRAVMRLSSKEAHHKAVNTCTTHICVMLTSYTPPLFSFLAHRFGRGIPPHVHIILGNLYFLLPPMLNPIIYGVKTKEFRDKVTKYCCRKKEPITIAPDQKPV is encoded by the coding sequence ATGACTACTTTCAACTTTACCCATATGAGGCCTTCCTTCTTCATCCTAAAAGGCATTCCTGGATTAGAGGGTAACCACATTTGGATATCAATACCGTTCTCTTCCATGTATTTCATCACTGTTCTGGGGAATTGCACTATCCTTTTCATCATCACCACAGAGCGCACACTGCACAAGCCCATGTTCCTGCTCCTTTGTATGCTGGCCCTCACTGACCTGGGCATGTCCACTACCACCATTCCCAAAGCACTGTGCATTTTCTGGTTTGGGCAGAGGGAGATCAGTTTCGAGGGCTGTTTGACCCAGCTATTCTTCATCCACTCCATCTCGGTCATGCAGTCAGCTGTTTTGATGACCATGGCTTTTGATCGTTATGTGGCGATCTGTGAACCACTGCGCTATGCCACCATCCTCTCCAATGGCCGTATAGGTCTCATCGGGTTGGTCAGTTTAGTAAGAGCCATAATTTTTATCCTCCCCATGCCTGTCCTCCTCCAGCAAATGCCGTTTTGTACAGGTCGGATGATCCCCACCACCTATTGTGAACACATGGCTGTGGTGAAAATGGTATGTGCAGACACCACTGTGAACCGTATATATGGCCTGGTGGTAGCCTTGGTGGTCATTGGCCTAGACCTTTCTGCCATTGGCTCATCCTATGTGTTCATTATCCGGGCAGTGATGCGACTCTCCTCCAAGGAAGCTCACCACAAGGCAGTCAACACCTGTACCACACACATCTGTGTGATGCTCACATCTTACACACCTccacttttctccttccttgcccacCGGTTTGGTCGGGGCATCCCACCCCATGTTCACATCATTCTTGGCAATCTTTACTTTCTCCTGCCCCCCATGCTCAACCCCATCATTTATGGTGTAAAGACTAAGGAGTTTCGGGACAAAGTGACCAAATATTGTTGCAGGAAGAAGGAACCTATCACCATAGCCCCTGATCAGAAACCTGTCTGA
- the LOC122750716 gene encoding thyroid transcription factor 1-associated protein 26-like — MAPVKPAWGVRAGGPQARGAPAGRLGFKKNRQQQQRTWRANSQNVFSGSVREGQGFAFQRKQKIQQQYKKLLRKEKRAQISQESQFTERYPEHLKHLYLAEEEMLRRQHKKEEQHLPEEECSTAVNPVIPPKRNKKKTSNQKAKEEYEMIQAKRAAKKQEFLKRKQEREEAQEYYKKEENGSI; from the coding sequence ATGGCCCCGGTGAAGCCTGCTTGGGGTGTGCGGGCCGGAGGGCCTCAGGCGCGGGGTGCGCCAGCGGGACGCCTCGGATTCAAGAAGAATCGGCAGCAACAGCAGCGGACATGGCGGGCGAACTCACAGAATGTTTTCTCCGGCAGTGTCCGCGAGGGACAAGGATTTGCatttcagagaaagcaaaagattCAGCAACAGTACAAGAAATtgctaaggaaagaaaaaagggcacAAATTTCACAAGAGTCTCAGTTTACAGAAAGATATCCAGAGCATTTAAAACATCTGTATTTAGCTGAAGAAGAAATGCTcaggagacaacataaaaaagaagaacaaCATTTGCCAGAAGAAGAATGTAGCACAGCAGTGAACCCTGTTATCcctccaaaaagaaataagaaaaaaacatcaaaccaaaaggcaaaagaagaatATGAAATGATACAAGCTAAGCGTGCTGCTAAGAAACAGGAGTTtttgaaaagaaagcaagaaagagaagaagcacAAGAATactacaaaaaagaagaaaatggaagcatATAA